A window of the Salmo trutta chromosome 25, fSalTru1.1, whole genome shotgun sequence genome harbors these coding sequences:
- the LOC115161962 gene encoding protein eva-1 homolog A-like → MNAPPTGSPSQNMEVKVVSQEMALFSNALAAYTFIADQPERVTLVFVSGVCVGLLLTLCALVVQIHCRTDCHYGNRRRHHPQHSNRDPHHHHGDHHCHHHPQPGNPNTSNPGVTTETSGDSESVDWDDGTSDLSARRRRRFERMLLHTSVFTSVEELERAQRVEERERIIQEIWMNGHPDVNTVTRSLNRYY, encoded by the exons ATGAATGCCCCGCCCACAGGAAGCCCCAGCCAAAATATGGAGGTGAAGGTGGTCTCCCAGGAGATGGCTTTGTTTAGCAATGCCCTGGCGGCCTACACCTTCATAGCAG aCCAGCCTGAGCGAGTAACTCTGGTGTttgttagtggtgtgtgtgtgggtctcctCCTCACCCTCTGTGCCCTCGTGGTCCAGATACACTGTCGCACCGACTGTCACTACGGTAACCGACGACGACATCACCCTCAGCATAGCAACAGggatccccaccatcaccatgggGACCATCACTGTCACCACCATCCCCAACCTGGGAACCCTAACACGAGCAATCCCGGCGTAACCACAGAGACGAGCGGAGACAGCGAATCAGTGGACTGGGACGACGGGACTTCTGACCTATCGGCTCGACGACGGAGGCGCTTTGAGAGAATGCTGCTGCACACCAGTGTGTTCACATCCGTAGAAG AGTTGGAGCGAGCTCagagggttgaggagagagagaggatcataCAAGAGATCTGGATGAATGGACATCCTGACGTCAACACTGTCACACGCAGCCTCAACAGATACTACTGA